In Cryptomeria japonica chromosome 1, Sugi_1.0, whole genome shotgun sequence, the sequence GAGAAATCTCTGTGCTATTGTCAATCTGTGGGATACACAACATGTCTCTAATGGCTTCCATGCTTATCACTACTTTTAGTGGCTCTCCTTCGATCATTGGTGGATTAGGTTTGAAGTTCGCAATGCATGCATCAATAAAATCAGGGCAGTGAGGAACCATGGGGACCATGTATTGCGGAAGGCTGGAATTCCAAAGCTTGAGAGCAGATTTGTTTGAACTACTCCTCTCGCTCAACTTCCTCTGACAAGCATCTTCCCAGAGAGTCTTTGGCTGTTTGTGGAGCTCTGGATCATAGACTTCTTCATATTTGTCTCCTAcctattgtgacgtattcacacattgccccattgaaaatggggagccctactttttgctttctaggattAGTTTAGTTTGCTTGATTGCCTGGTCTTGGCTTTTAGCCTTTGCATTTGGAGGGTTGTTAGAGGGATCATTAAGGTAACAGGCTCTGCTTGAGTTAAGGTGGGTTAGTAGGTGCTCCAGGTCAAGGTCTCTTTAAAGCCTTAGGTCAAGTTTTGCCCTCATTTCTAGGTTATGTCTTgtctaaatttgaggaggtcacctTATGGCATAATTAAGAGAAAATTGTTGTGTAAGACAAAGTCAAGTGATAGAAGGTAAGAAATTTGAGCCTAAacttgaatttcactcctgacccttccaaagggtccagagcgaaatttcacaaagaacccaagatttcacctaagtcattgGTTGGTCAGATTGATTTGCAAGGATATAGAAGGAAATGCATCAAAAGGTTGAGTCTAACGCGAAGTCAAGTCAATTTCAAGGTGAATTaagcctagaataggaatttcgctcccgacccttccaaagggttcagagcgaattCCTCCATAAGACATTCCACCTTGACCCAAACTaggaactaactcattcccaagcaTTAGTGAGGGCAAAgaacttgtttggatgaagaaatatgggagatgaagtcaagatttgagcctaagggtgaatttcgctcctgacccttccaaagggtccaaagcgaaattcttgtaGGACCCaatttcttcacaaaatcttgaaGTAAATGCCAATTTGAAATTGATGATGATAGGAGGAGACCTACGAAGTTATATCCAAGGCTAGGAAAGGAGAAAAGAGGTGTGAAACGAGCTCAAggaagaatttcactcctgacccttccaaagggtccagagtgaaattcccatAACCTCTATGTTGCTCCTTGTTATGACCAAGTTTTTGAtttctaaggcatggttgggaaGATTTTAATGTGCACTCGCCTTTGAAAGGTTGTCTAAAGCAATAAAGTGGTGAAAATCAACctaaaacaagaatttcgctcttgacccttccaaagggtccaaagcgaaattcttcaaaGCACCTATTTTCTCCTTGGGTGAGGTCAAAACCTTGGTTCCTATGGCGTAGATGGAAGTGGAGTGATGTAttcttgccttttgaggtggattggAAGTTAGGAAATGAAGGAATTAAGcctaaatcatgaatttcgctcctgacccttccaaagggtccagagcgaaattctcaaaatctcCTTTTTCTCCCAATTTTTTGTTGAGCCAAGCATTGATCAGGGTGAACTGAACTTGAAGATGCCCCTGGGAATGCCTTTGAATGATTTGTAATCACAAAAAGTGAATATTTTGAGCTAGAgcatgaaaatcgctcctgacccctccaaagggtccagagcgaaatcctaaataggtcctgtccttggccatggtctagagcgaatttctccTTTCAGGCCTTCTTCAGGGTCAAACAAGTGTTGCCTTcatgggagagggatccaaagGTAAGAATCAAGGTAAAACGAAGTAAGAGGAAGGAGGAATTCAACCtaaaggaagaatttcgctcctgacccttccgaagggtccagagcgaatttcttcatgaGGCTCTAAACCTTGCTCCAATCTACAAGCTAGCTCATTCACAAACAATTTTGAAGCCCAAAGACTTGTTCTTAATGACTTGAAGGATGAAGAATGGAGCTAAGTGAGGGAAAGCaagcaaatcatgaatttcgctcctgacccttccaaagggtccagagcgaaattctcaaaatcatcTAGTTTGCTCATGTATGAGTTCAAGATATGGATTCCTAGGCCCTTGTGGAGAGAAGACTAATGTTAAGTCCAAAATTGTGAAATGTTGAAAATGAGGTCTCATTGAGTAAaatagcaaaaatcgctcctgacccttccaaagggtccagagtgaaattcctataGGGCCTATCCCTAGAGAGGATCCTGAGCGAATTTTCATTTTAATGCCTTCTTATTAATGATTTAAGGTAATAAATGATATGATCaggataaatatatcatgtgtacttaatcatcttttggtttgttttgcagatggaagaGGATCAGGCCAGGACAATGACGACCTATTCCAgtcccatcatcatcaaggacattccaaatGCATAAAGGAGGAGTCGAGGTGTTTTCAAGCGTTGGAAGACTACAAGTGTTCGAGGAGTTGCAAGCTATCTCCAAAACCTTCATTTCACCACACAAAGGAACCACATGATGACAGAGAAGAATGACCTTACCAATACTTCAAGGCGAGGTATGCTACCGGAGAAAGAAAAATTTATCagtaaggaagcctcatcaagcacatagAGAATCAAGGAGTGCATCATTCATCGCATCAAGGACGAAGGAGGATTAACTAAATTCAATACAAAGGTacattgaagaagcagataatttcagaagagttaatcaaagttaagcTCCTCATCAAATATCAAGAGATACAAGCAAGTATTAGACAAGGTGGCATTCCAGTCACTGTTTCTCTAACCAGATTGGTCCAccttagcatgtccagattcaatgtacctgactcaccggTGACAACACAAACTTCAGTGtacctacctgttgtgacgttttcacacatcgccccattgcaaatggggacccctgcttttttgctttctagggtttgtttttaggttttttagggttttgtcggttagcctttgcattttgagtgtcgccaaggggatcacctggatagcaggtcctgcttgagtgaagtcttgatcctgaaatttggctaagtctgaaagtcctgatcctgaaatttgactaagtctgaaagccctgatcctgaaatttgactaagtctagaaactagaaaaacctccaaaaactagattttgcaatataactcctggaggtctgaaaccactctcaaacaccctgaaagtatatatggaatataacttaaagtataagaaagaaggaAATATCCCTTATACTTAAATGTAAGGAAGTATAGGAAATATCACTTATCACTTatcacttaaatgttatattccataaaattatcctgacagagagttcaaaaagcgaattttgctcctgaccctctcaggaggtccaaagcgaatctcgctcctgaccctcagagagggcccacagcgagattttgattttcttcattttgcaATGAAAAGAGACTAAGTTTTGAGCATGAAAGGGAAAtaaatgactttctccacccacctgaagaagttttggctagaaatgatgaaggacttTGTTGAAAACACAAAAATTGCTCTGGatcctcagagagggcccacagcgagaaacctaaaatgggaaattttcatccaagtttgaggaaagctaaggttaggcatgggtttgaaacgacgtttgaaaagccttgaagtgaaaagaaatcgttgagaatcaaaattttgaaggcaattacaaaaatcgctccggaccctcagagagggcccatagcgattttctaGTTTTTTCTCCTTGGCttgaagaattgagataaaaaCTTGCTTGGACAAGAGGAGAATgtgatgtgttatgccttggaggtgatttgaagattaaaagataaaggaatttgcctaaaacccaaaagtcgctcctgaccctcattgaaggcccacagcgagattttcaaaaaatgcatgttttcttcaaaatggtgctaaggcaaggttaggacAAGGAGAAAAGACCTCCAAGAGCGTGATGAATATTATTTtgcctttgaaacttgatgattttggttaTAAAATGAAAAGTCGCTTCggaccctcagtgaaggcccacagcgaaaaattgctccggaccctcagagagggcccatagcgatattgttgaaaatcctcattttaccttgcaacaacacagcgaatttggttggagtggattaaggaaggacattgccaaatgatgaatgaagtttcaatgaaaaatgatgaagaatcaagcctaaaatcAAAAAATCGCTCGACCCTcggagagggcccatagcgatttttcAAGATcctctcctttgtttgaggaattgagaccaaatcttgtgtggataggaagaagagatgatattttatgtcttggaagcaatttggaatccaaaagatgaaggattaagagcaagattgaaaaatcgctcctgaccttcactgaaGGTCTAGGGTGAAATtggtgatatccttcattttttaTTGAGCGTTGATATTCCTTAAAATTCACCAAGTTGCTAACTTTGAGGCCTTTGGAAAGGCTAaatcaaattcgcattaaattaaaggcattttaatttaataaattaatttttaggccttgaaataatcaaaaatccactttggaggcattaaaattaattttcaaattttaaatgaaggtgagcgctcaaatacatttatttgcttttacaagcaagtcggcccccttttttggaattttatttattttaaacctttgttttgccaagtcggccctagagggagcaaaggggtgagcgctctatatattggaggtgtttttttttgcaattcaaatcattcaatcattgccttaagagcgaatttggagagctaattggaggtgtgaaatctggtttgcttggagcgaatttatttcaagtgttggagactagaaggaagtggagtcgattcttttgaaggctaaaggaggcgcattttatccaagggagaactttgatctacattttgcctagcaaaatccattttttgcatcatttcttagagtttaatactcaagaggaggtatggcaaaatcatcttaacactcttgttcaaggtttgatttttggacatttgttttggaaaatctaagtattgcatggttaattaggaaatgataactcaagatttatcatgaagtttcctaattaaaatcttaaatcttccttttaagtttaatttctacacttcaagatatattactaattttgaaatgttgtgtaggtatcaagatggcgactccaaagcctggaggatctacaagtcggtaggttctcatcaaagaagatccaaCAAGGATAAGGGCAACCTcgtccagtctagcatcgacaaggacggccttcttcggtcaagcatcattAGGAATagcctcttccaatccagcattccaaggcgaggtacatcaatcatcctgcacatcaaagacaaaataagtcagagcaagggttcgttgaagaagcagatagtttcagaagagttaattatagctagcttctcagcaacatcaaattggcgTCAACCAAGTGTCAAACgagttggcatcctagtcatcatttctccagtcggtctggtccacctcagcatgtccagattcaatgtacctaactcatgggaggtggcacaaacttctatgtacctaccccagctatccattggtcgaattttccaaagaagacatgtgtccaattaatacaattatttcattggtcaagcattaaatgttatgtaatggttgtaacaaaccctaattagggttctcattattgaatcttggccattgatctcaaattgatcttagccatcaatttgtattgtggccactatataagccctggctcttcatttgtaaaggctaatagaaatAGGAAATagaagagagatagagagtagttagaaggtgattagtcagttgatagaatagcaattagagtagaataggaggacaaggcaagaaattgttgccattgattgtaaacaaactccattttcattgaagtaatggtgaagtgtgtcgtttcttgcaatatgcatggtttcttattgaatcttcaattctagatggtagatgattagatcgaatgaaggaaattgttgaatgcacctgtgtggaatccatctaatccaaaccactagcctcttgctgatggtaagtgcgccttgcgtggtcaactggaataaaatgagcttaatcttaagtcgtcaCACAtctattgtttcatgcattatcttgaatggtgatcagtgtcagatggtgtacgatttgaacatattggaagtATCCCTTAGAAGATCGTATTGAGTTGGTGTCGAATTGatcaagcctgatggtgagacccaacccagtaggaatccacctagtcattcatccatcttctcgcattctaggtagtagagtagacttcctgaaccctgcatcttttgccatttgtttgtcttccagttagttagtaaaatcctgtgttccagcaatattcaaagaaaatcagacgttcaatcatcaagtgtaagtccccttgtgattccagcaaatcacatcataccacagagagtttatccacacgtagagatcctacaacaaagaaccttgaagtcatcctgattgatcctttttcgcgatatgttcagcattcagaggctttattcaagagaggataaggtacccttgggtattttattctgtgtttgatagtgtacaaaatacacgtcaacactacccctacttcctattggtccacactcattgaatgtaattttctcattggctagggaagtttgttataacaaaccctaattatggttttcatcttgtaatcctaaccattgattttaaatcaatcagagccgttgaattgtaaagagctccctatataaagctttggctcttcatttgtaaaggttaattgtTAATAGTCAGAGATTAGTTAAGAGTTAGCTAATAAGAATTAGTAGCTAGACtagtgaatagaatagcaattagagtagattaggagaaggcaagaaattgttgccttgattgtaaatgaactccattttcattgaagttatggtgatgtgtcgtttctttgcaatacgcatggtctcttgttgaatcttcattttagatgatagacaattagattgaatgaaggaagttactgaatgtattcatgtggaatccacctagtccaaaccactagcctcttgctgactgtaagtgcgccttgtgtggtcaactgacaTAGAATGAGCTTAATTTCAAGTCATTACATGTctgttgttcatgcattatcttgaatggtgatcaatgtctgatggtgtacgatttgaacatattcgaagcattccttagaagatcgcactgagttggtgttggattgttcaacctgatggtaaGACCCAAcctagtaggactccacctagtcgttcatccatcttcttgcattctaggtcttagattatATTCTCCATACCCTGcaccttttgatatttctttatcttccagccaGTAGATAGGATTCATGTTCCAACAGATCAGACGCTCAgacattcgaatgtaagtccccttgtgaatccagcataatcacattagaccaaattgagcttatccacacgtagagaccctacatacaagaaccttggagttgcctcgattgatccttaggcgaaatctttagcattcggggaaactttgttcaagagaggataagataccttggtattttattctgtgtttgcatgtgcatgcaaaacacatcaacactaccacAGAAGGGTTTTTGGTCATGGTTTTTGCCTTCGGCTTGGTCTTTGGGTGAACAGGCTTCGGGGGCATGATATCAGACGTGTAAGATATGTCTCCGAAAATGTCTACATACTGATTCTCTAGGGAAGAACCTGCAACTTATGCTATTGACGCCATTCTCCCGTGCTTTCAAAATTTACACTTTGGCGCGAAGAAAGTTTTCTTGAGACTGTCCGTGCATGCGCTTTTGCCTTTGATAAATCTTCCTGAAGAAGATGAGGTCCTTGATTTCCGTGTTGAACGGTGTGTTAATTGTGAGCTTTACCCGATGAATACGCCATCTTGCACATACGTGCAAAATTAACATTTTTAGGGCTTCAGAGTCACACCAAACTAATCACTGATGTGGCCCAAATAGATCAGAGTCATGTCGAATTGATCACTGCAGTGGCAAAATGCAATCTGATTGATATTTCAAGTAGCAAGTGAGACACCCATAGATGTTATATAAATAATCATACAAttgtttgaataaataaattaaagaattcacATAGACAAATGATCTAGTCTAtaagttttaaaattatttttaaatttttattttaactaAATCAATGTCTAAATACTAAATTTATATTGAAAGAAGGTAGTCAAAATTGTCAAGAAGACAGAAAATAACATATTAAACAGTATAATTGAACACCAAAAAATCAAACCAACTCGATAACAATTAGTCAAGAGATCAAAAGGGAACCAATATCCACAAAACCATAACATAACAACTCAATGACAACCAATCTAAAGTCTATAAGAAGGACCAATAACCATAAAGAAATTACATAACTGAAGGTAACAATTATAATTTTGAGCTTGAACAAAATTGAAACTGCTTGGACAATGTTATCTCTTTTCTATGATGTAGGAGAACTCGTAGTTTAATACTATGCAAATAATTTCTACTCTTAATATGATCCTTGGTAACCCCCTGATGCTGAAAACAAAGAGAGATAATATAAAACAAGATATCATGTGGCTTTTCGCCTAGACCACATATCAATCTAATCAATATGGTCTTCATCGGCGTTAAACATCACTTCGGATGGCTCCTTGACATGTCTCACTGAACCCTTATGGCACGTCAAAATCCATCACTTGTTGCCAAGACACATGCACAGTCTCATCGATATGGTCTTCATCGGCAAAGGAAACCACTTTGGCTAGCCCCTTGAACTGTCTTGCCGAATGTCATTGTCATACCGAAAAACAACTTTGTCACCAAGACTAAGCCAATGTCTCTTTGAAATTGGCTTATCCACCTAAGAGAATGACCTCGGTAATCCCCTTTAAGTGTCTCATTGAACACTGATGTCACATTGAAATTCTATCATGTCGCCAAGACTTCGCAGATGTCTTATTGATATCAGAGAAATCAATCACTTCGATTATCCGCGCAATCTGTCTCGCCGAACTCTAATGTCACAACGACAAGGGACTGTTGTTGGCAAGACCAACCAATCATCACACCGAAATGATCTTTTTGTCAAGACCACTCCAGTGTGTCACTGAATTCAAAAACTCTTATCACTGTGACCTACGAGCTCGGTGAGACATAAATGTAACTTCACTGAGAGCATTTCTCTGCCCGATGTCACCCAGACTGCTTCAGAGTCGCACTGAACTAATCACTCAATCACCAAGACTTCGCAAATGTCTTATCAATCTCGGAGAAATCCATCAATTTGTTTATCTGCTCAATTTGTCTTGCCAAACTCTAATGTCACAGCGAAAAGGGACTTCTGTCGGCAAGACCAACTAATCATCATACCGAAATGGTGTTTTTGCCAAGACCACTCCAATGTCTCACCAAATTCAAAAACTCTATCGCTGTGACAATGTGACTTCATCGAGAGCATTTCTCTGCCCGATGTCGCCCAGATTGCTTCAGAGTCACACCAAACTAATCACTTTAAGTTTAATGTGACAAAAATCTCTATACCATTACGCTTTGATAAATGTCCATACCCTTTTCTTAAACAGATGGTATGTAGACTGTTTAATTATTTGGAATTGCTTTTCAGATTATAGTTTGCAAACagataaattttttgaaaattgtaggattatgattatatatttgtgaaTGTCGAAAGTGATGAAATGTTAGAGAATTCGTAGAACTTAGGCATGAAAATAATTTGCAAGGAACAGGAATATTAGAGTTACGGGGAAAAAAATTCCATTGCCAAATGACTCTTGCCTGGCGACGGGGGTAGGCATAGAATACACACTCTGCCATCCTGCAAGGCATAGTTGCACATCATAGAGACTGAGCGGGGTAAGAAACCATTCTTCTTAACATCTATCCTTCTACCTTGCGAGGTATGCTCCATTGCCAAATGACTCTTGCGGAGTGACGGGGGTAGGCATAGAATACACGCCCCACCATCCTGCGAGGCATAGAGACCGAGCGTGCACATCATTGAGACTGAGCGGGGTAAGAAACCATTCTTCTTAACATCAAACACTCCTTCCACAtgtttttttcaaatgttttggatttgTAGCTTTCTGAGTCATTACTAGATTTATAATTGATAATTGGCTATAAATTCAGATTTGTTGTATAAAATTGTTGGAGGAGTGACACAAACAATGCATGGACAGGGACAGAGAATGCATGGTGCTGTACTGACTTCTATCCCTTTTCAGCTTATGTCTCGACTGTAATTTGTGCATTGGAGTTCAACTGCAATTTCAGAAAGTTGCTATATAGGTTATGATTCTTGCCTCTACAAGAGTTGGACTTAAAAATCATCAGAGTTATTTATTCGCTACTTATATCAGTCTGTGTGTCAATTTccttatattattaatattatgaaTGGAAAATTGAAACTTTATAATTATTGTTccctcatttatatattttttacatttGAACTATTCTTATGTGATGATTTGATGGACTGGAGAAAAGAAAAGTAGAAGATTAATGAACAACATAAGATTTACAGTTCAGTGTTAAAATAAGTTGCGACCTATCAAATCCAGAAACATCTTCTCTGAACCAATGTCAATGCAAGTAAATGTACATTTCAGGATTTTCTTTATCTCTCTCTAAATATTTCCTATCTATAAGATTTTCAATTCTCTTTTTAACTTGTTTCACATCTGGCTTGAACATGTCTTTAACCTGTTCAATGCATTGCATCACTAATTCCTTATGCGTTAATGTTTCTCTGCTCTTCATAATTCTTACAATCGAAGCATCAATTATATGATGTCTATCTTGAAACACAGCCTTCCCAACATTTTCTTGTACATTAGCTATGGGTGCTGGAAGTCGGATCttcctatttttactataaaagtTTGCATTGAATTCAAAACAATCGGTTTCTATCACTGATTCTGTATCTGGAATTTTACTCAGAATTTTGTATTTTGAACATGCAAGGGAATTCAGCAATGCAACTGTATCTTGAACTTCCAAATTCAACTGGGATTTAACTTCTGAAAAACTTAACCTCTCTTCTGCATTGAACAACAATAGTGCACTTGTTTGAAAAGTTGTTCCAACTATTTGAATTTCACCTTGGTCAAATCTCGCAATAATAATGCACGTTCCCAGAGAATATTTCCATGTTAGTCTTCTGTTCATGTTTTCTCTGTTATAGAACTCTGTGAATGACTCTAAATGTCTCACCATTTCAACAGGAAGGAGAAGTGATTCAGGTGACCTATAGCTTGGCCAAAATCCAGATGTCAAAACTGTAACAGAGAATTCTATTCCAGAACATGGATGAAGAGGATTCTGACTGAGGTATTCCTCAAAGTTTGATTGGGTTTTTACTGCCAATGCCCTATCAGTAAGCATGCCCTCCATTTTAAATGTAAATTGTCGTCCACACTCAAACCTCAGCTTTAATAACATGCTTTTTTCATAATCAGCATTTGAATTTTTATGGGACAAAAGCCTATCTGCGAGTTTCTTCCTATAAAAATCTgcaaccatgtctttgtcataGATGTAGGGAAAGATCTTTGCAACCTTCTCAAGGGCATCTTCAACATCTGAATATGCCATGTTTctatttgtcaaaatcttgtcacAAAATGTGACAAacaattcccaaatactgtttccTGCAACTTGTTGATTGCAAAAACTCTGAAAGGCTGCCATGAGTGCATTTTTGAAAAGGCAGTGGTTCATAAAATTCTCCTCCACGCATTGCAAGTATTTCTGATGCAATTGGATAATACTCCTCACAAACTGATCTTTTTCAGTTGCCTTTGCCACCATTTGTCCTCCATGTTTAACCAATGATGTACCATTCCTCGTAACATGCTGTCTAAATATTTTGGTCATGAGCTGAATGCCTTTATCTATTCCAGAAAAC encodes:
- the LOC131032341 gene encoding cullin-1-like, whose amino-acid sequence is MEREALDTLQNGIAKVKQIVEGKIPSGLVYTMIYNEIYEKCYKLPHTLMQAEYEKTLKDHINSTVVPALRGKEDELLLKEVGKQWEYYNRMVSILLKWVFFYKMIFSKPDEAARRYFLEMVYNKVLRSNVQAAIMLQINKVRESESILDRAVLNNVVRMLLDLGMDYYIDLELTIFESTNIYYSRKAASWICEYSCPDYLLKVVKCLRLEKETIAMHCLHQSSQTRYIEMVANELLCKHESQLLKEDSDCHPLLRNDKMDDLSEMFKLFSGIDKGIQLMTKIFRQHVTRNGTSLVKHGGQMVAKATEKDQFVRSIIQLHQKYLQCVEENFMNHCLFKNALMAAFQSFCNQQVAGNSIWELFVTFCDKILTNRNMAYSDVEDALEKVAKIFPYIYDKDMVADFYRKKLADRLLSHKNSNADYEKSMLLKLRFECGRQFTFKMEGMLTDRALAVKTQSNFEEYLSQNPLHPCSGIEFSVTVLTSGFWPSYRSPESLLLPVEMVRHLESFTEFYNRENMNRRLTWKYSLGTCIIIARFDQGEIQIVGTTFQTSALLLFNAEERLSFSEVKSQLNLEVQDTVALLNSLACSKYKILSKIPDTESVIETDCFEFNANFYSKNRKIRLPAPIANVQENVGKAVFQDRHHIIDASIVRIMKSRETLTHKELVMQCIEQVKDMFKPDVKQVKKRIENLIDRKYLERDKENPEMYIYLH